A genomic region of Bernardetia sp. ABR2-2B contains the following coding sequences:
- a CDS encoding L-threonylcarbamoyladenylate synthase: MNQKSIIGSNIKIAKENLEKGSLVAIPTETVYGLAANAFDIKAVAKIFEAKNRPTFDPLIVHTDSIDKIKSWTTDFPSWAEELGKHFWAGALTLLLPRKPIIPDLVTSGLPHVAVRIPNHSLTLELLKSLDFPLAAPSANPFGYISPTTANHVFEQLGEKVSYILDGGSCQIGVESTIIGEENGQLTVFRKGGIAIEELEKVVGKLIVKEHSNSNPHSDKKELTKVASSGMLLSHYAPKIKMRLGNIEQMLKENISNNEIGILSFNKTYNQIPTQHQFVLSEKGDFSEAAQNLFSHMRELDKLNIKIILAELLPEKELGRAINDRLRRAAY, from the coding sequence TTGAATCAAAAATCAATTATTGGAAGCAATATAAAAATTGCAAAAGAAAATTTAGAAAAAGGAAGTTTAGTTGCTATTCCTACCGAAACAGTTTATGGTTTGGCAGCCAATGCTTTTGATATAAAGGCTGTTGCCAAAATTTTTGAAGCCAAAAACCGTCCTACTTTTGACCCTTTGATTGTCCATACAGACAGTATTGATAAAATTAAAAGCTGGACAACTGATTTTCCAAGCTGGGCAGAAGAACTAGGAAAACATTTTTGGGCAGGTGCTTTGACACTACTCTTACCTAGAAAACCAATTATTCCAGACCTTGTAACAAGTGGGCTTCCACACGTTGCTGTTCGTATTCCAAACCATAGTCTTACTTTAGAGCTTCTTAAAAGTCTTGATTTTCCACTAGCTGCACCAAGTGCAAATCCGTTTGGTTATATCAGTCCGACAACGGCAAATCATGTTTTTGAGCAATTAGGCGAAAAAGTAAGTTATATTTTAGATGGGGGAAGCTGTCAGATAGGAGTAGAATCAACAATAATTGGAGAAGAAAATGGACAACTAACAGTTTTTAGAAAAGGAGGAATAGCAATAGAAGAACTAGAGAAAGTAGTGGGAAAACTGATTGTAAAGGAACATTCAAATTCGAATCCTCATTCTGATAAAAAAGAACTAACAAAAGTAGCTTCTTCTGGAATGCTTTTGAGTCATTATGCACCCAAAATAAAAATGCGTTTGGGAAATATCGAACAAATGTTGAAGGAAAATATATCAAATAATGAAATAGGAATTTTGTCATTTAATAAAACGTACAATCAAATTCCTACTCAACATCAATTTGTTTTATCAGAAAAAGGTGATTTTTCGGAAGCTGCACAAAACCTTTTTTCTCATATGAGAGAACTAGATAAGCTCAATATTAAAATTATTTTGGCAGAACTTTTACCCGAAAAAGAATTAGGAAGAGCAATCAATGACCGTTTGAGAAGAGCAGCTTATTAG
- a CDS encoding cytochrome c peroxidase — protein MKLSTFLLTILSILLVAVACQNSQKEIPQKDSKKEITNPFKEIEAIYLSNIENCIKNLEATKTALNFIDKDTAYNKVHIQKSQKHYREARNSFKKIEPILAFVDADNYKTLNAPNILKVEEEDATNIKIIEPFGFQVLEELLFLETPQNGNIDKETIKNIQKSADKTLQRLTLISQNTDLSVYKNYHFLWLFRDAIFRVALTGITGFDSPSGISLDDNKTVYEELKNYLTFFENEFEDENMYQEWKNSLQKSIQFLNEDDKTNFENFDRYSFIKNHTEEQIQLWNKTAKDWNIDFPLELAIQNDATSLFSDSTFNLNFFSDQKLGQISKDKIVLGKQLFNDVNLSSNKKMSCATCHNQELAFTDGKKISEGQKRNSPTLTYAALQKGFFHDNRAGSLEGQIVSVINNETEFHTNAEIILKAVKENPVYVKQFSELYPDSVTEQNIRTAMADYIRSFSPFSSKLDRNMNGTENSFTQNEINGFNLFMGKAACATCHFAPLFNGTVPPSFKESEIELIGVPSKNDTINAKIDTDLGRYNVFQTEERKHFFKTPTLRNISKTAPYMHNGVYQTLEEVMDFYNRGGGAGIGIDLEYQTLPTEPLNLSEQEIKDVIAFLKTLDDE, from the coding sequence ATGAAACTCTCCACATTTCTACTTACCATACTTTCTATTTTATTAGTTGCAGTTGCTTGTCAAAACTCACAAAAAGAAATTCCTCAAAAAGACAGCAAAAAAGAAATTACAAATCCATTCAAAGAAATAGAAGCAATTTATTTATCCAATATAGAAAACTGTATCAAAAATTTAGAAGCTACCAAAACAGCACTCAATTTTATTGATAAAGATACTGCTTACAATAAAGTTCATATTCAAAAAAGTCAGAAGCATTATAGAGAAGCGAGAAATAGTTTTAAGAAAATAGAACCAATTTTAGCTTTTGTAGATGCTGATAATTACAAAACATTAAATGCTCCAAATATCTTGAAAGTAGAAGAAGAAGACGCAACGAATATCAAAATTATAGAGCCTTTTGGATTTCAAGTATTGGAAGAGCTTTTGTTTTTAGAAACTCCTCAAAATGGAAACATAGACAAAGAAACAATCAAAAATATTCAGAAAAGTGCAGACAAAACATTGCAAAGATTAACACTCATTTCTCAAAATACTGACCTTTCTGTTTATAAAAACTATCATTTTTTGTGGCTTTTTAGAGATGCAATTTTTAGAGTGGCACTTACAGGAATTACTGGTTTTGATTCGCCGTCTGGAATTTCTCTTGATGATAACAAAACTGTTTATGAAGAACTAAAAAACTACTTGACTTTCTTTGAAAATGAATTTGAAGATGAAAACATGTATCAAGAATGGAAAAATTCACTACAAAAAAGTATTCAGTTTTTGAATGAAGATGACAAAACTAATTTTGAGAATTTTGATAGGTATTCATTTATAAAGAATCATACAGAAGAACAGATTCAGCTTTGGAACAAAACAGCAAAAGATTGGAATATAGATTTTCCTTTAGAACTTGCCATTCAAAACGATGCTACTTCACTTTTTTCAGATTCTACATTCAATCTCAATTTCTTTTCTGACCAAAAACTAGGACAGATCTCAAAAGATAAAATTGTTTTAGGCAAACAGCTTTTCAATGACGTAAATCTTTCTAGCAACAAAAAAATGAGCTGTGCGACTTGTCATAACCAAGAGTTAGCATTTACAGATGGAAAGAAAATTTCAGAAGGACAAAAAAGAAATAGTCCGACGCTCACTTATGCAGCACTTCAAAAAGGCTTTTTTCACGACAACAGAGCAGGAAGCCTTGAAGGACAAATTGTATCGGTTATTAATAATGAAACAGAATTTCATACCAATGCAGAAATTATATTAAAAGCTGTCAAAGAAAATCCAGTTTATGTAAAACAGTTTTCAGAGCTTTACCCAGACAGTGTTACCGAACAAAATATCCGTACAGCAATGGCAGATTATATCCGAAGTTTTTCGCCTTTTTCTTCTAAATTAGACAGAAATATGAATGGAACAGAGAACAGTTTTACACAAAATGAAATCAATGGTTTTAATCTTTTTATGGGAAAAGCTGCTTGTGCAACCTGTCATTTTGCGCCACTTTTCAATGGAACAGTTCCACCATCGTTTAAAGAATCTGAAATTGAATTGATTGGAGTTCCTTCAAAAAACGATACCATCAATGCCAAAATTGATACTGATTTAGGAAGATATAACGTTTTCCAAACAGAAGAAAGAAAGCATTTTTTCAAAACGCCAACACTTCGAAATATTTCAAAAACTGCTCCTTATATGCACAACGGAGTTTATCAAACACTAGAAGAAGTAATGGATTTTTATAATCGTGGTGGTGGTGCAGGAATTGGAATTGATTTGGAATATCAAACCTTACCTACTGAACCTTTGAATTTATCCGAACAAGAGATTAAAGATGTAATTGCTTTTTTGAAGACTTTGGATGATGAGTGA
- a CDS encoding four helix bundle protein, which yields MKDNIIQKKSFDFAIRIVNAYKFLVSEQEYVLSKQLLRSGTSIGANVEEAIGGYSRTDFGFKLSIAYKEARETLYWIKLLEATDYLSEEMSKSLIQDAEEICKIIGKIQVSLKKNNK from the coding sequence ATGAAAGATAACATTATTCAGAAAAAGAGCTTTGATTTTGCTATCCGAATAGTGAATGCTTATAAGTTTTTAGTTTCTGAACAAGAATATGTTTTGTCAAAACAATTATTACGTAGTGGAACTTCAATAGGTGCAAACGTAGAAGAGGCTATAGGTGGATATTCTAGAACCGATTTTGGTTTTAAATTATCCATTGCATACAAAGAAGCTAGAGAAACACTTTATTGGATTAAACTCTTAGAAGCAACTGACTATCTTTCAGAAGAAATGAGTAAAAGTCTGATTCAAGATGCAGAAGAAATCTGTAAAATAATTGGTAAAATACAGGTTTCTTTGAAGAAGAATAACAAATAA
- a CDS encoding metallophosphoesterase family protein, with the protein MNASNISVTRTIPQIDSSKGTRYAISDIHGCAQTFKALIKKINLSSHDQLFLLGDYINKGPDSKGVLDYIIELQKTYSVFCLRGNHEELLIRAHRRAGGDKSIRLVPVLHRGRGLVDENRRILPEYLPFLESLCYYFELEDYYLVHAGFDFEAPDPFSETEKMLWLRYFEVDTNIVGEKRVIHGHVPEYLQFIQEEIDYGYPSICIDNGCVYKARRKAGLGQLLALNLDTLEIILQENIETERSSSRSHFL; encoded by the coding sequence ATGAATGCTTCAAATATATCTGTTACTCGTACTATTCCACAAATTGACTCTTCCAAAGGTACTCGCTATGCCATTTCGGACATACATGGCTGCGCTCAAACGTTCAAAGCACTCATCAAAAAAATAAACCTTTCTTCTCATGACCAGCTTTTTTTATTAGGAGATTATATCAATAAAGGACCTGATAGCAAAGGAGTTTTAGATTATATTATAGAACTTCAAAAAACCTACTCTGTTTTTTGTTTGCGAGGAAATCACGAAGAACTTCTTATAAGAGCGCATCGTAGGGCAGGAGGAGATAAATCAATTCGTCTCGTTCCTGTTTTGCATCGTGGGAGAGGTTTGGTAGATGAAAACCGTCGTATTCTGCCTGAATATTTACCTTTTTTGGAAAGTTTGTGTTATTATTTTGAATTAGAAGATTATTATTTGGTTCATGCAGGTTTTGATTTTGAAGCTCCAGACCCTTTCTCTGAAACTGAAAAAATGCTTTGGTTGCGTTATTTCGAAGTTGATACAAATATAGTGGGCGAAAAAAGAGTTATTCACGGACATGTTCCTGAATATTTACAGTTTATTCAAGAAGAGATTGACTATGGTTATCCTTCTATTTGTATTGATAATGGTTGTGTTTATAAAGCACGTAGAAAAGCAGGTTTGGGACAACTCTTAGCTCTTAACTTAGATACTTTAGAAATCATTTTGCAAGAAAATATAGAAACAGAACGCTCTTCGTCAAGAAGTCATTTTTTGTAA
- a CDS encoding NAD(P)-dependent oxidoreductase — protein MQKIAIIREGKTPPDRRVALTPTQCKEVLDKYRTVDKDFEILVQPSPIRCFSEEEYEKAGCRITEDINEASILLGVKEVPKPQLIPNKTYLFFSHTIKKQPYNQDLLEKIVESNIRLIDYEVLTNAAGQRVIAFGRYAGIVGAYNGILTYGKRFGLFDLKSANECFDMDEMWSEFEKVKLPNIKIAVTGGGRVAKGSVEVLKGMKIKEVSPEDYLSKEFDEAVFTQLRSKDYHFKKGSSKENKEFELRDFYDNATNYESHFSDFTQKTDLLIAAAYWNPKSPVLFTKEEMKQHDFKIKVIADITCDIEGSIPSTKRPSTIAEPHYDYNAETESEEKPFSDEKNITVMAVDNLPCELPRNASKDFGRELIDQVLPYLLFEDNPHYLKEHNFTDGKRISRATIAKNKDLGEDFEYLRDYLEGK, from the coding sequence ATGCAAAAAATAGCTATTATTCGTGAAGGCAAAACGCCACCAGACCGTCGTGTCGCTCTTACTCCCACACAATGTAAAGAAGTTTTAGATAAATATAGAACAGTTGATAAGGATTTTGAGATTTTGGTTCAGCCAAGTCCCATTCGTTGTTTTTCAGAAGAAGAATATGAAAAAGCAGGTTGTAGAATCACAGAAGATATAAACGAAGCGAGTATTCTCTTAGGCGTAAAAGAAGTTCCAAAACCTCAGCTTATTCCCAACAAAACGTATTTATTTTTCTCTCATACCATCAAAAAACAGCCTTATAATCAAGATTTATTAGAAAAAATAGTAGAAAGTAATATTCGTCTCATAGATTATGAAGTTCTGACTAATGCAGCAGGACAGCGAGTAATTGCCTTTGGTCGTTATGCTGGAATTGTAGGAGCGTATAATGGAATCTTGACGTATGGAAAGCGTTTTGGTTTGTTTGATTTGAAATCAGCCAATGAATGTTTTGATATGGACGAAATGTGGAGTGAGTTTGAAAAAGTAAAACTCCCAAATATCAAAATTGCCGTTACGGGAGGTGGAAGAGTTGCAAAGGGTTCGGTAGAAGTTTTGAAGGGAATGAAAATAAAAGAAGTAAGCCCAGAAGATTATTTGAGTAAAGAGTTTGATGAAGCTGTTTTTACCCAGCTACGCTCAAAAGATTATCATTTCAAAAAAGGAAGCTCTAAAGAAAATAAAGAATTTGAGCTAAGAGATTTTTATGATAATGCTACAAATTATGAAAGTCATTTTTCAGATTTTACTCAAAAAACTGATTTACTAATTGCTGCTGCTTATTGGAATCCAAAATCACCTGTTTTGTTTACAAAAGAGGAGATGAAACAACATGATTTCAAAATAAAAGTCATTGCAGATATTACTTGCGATATTGAAGGTTCTATTCCTTCTACAAAACGTCCTTCTACGATTGCAGAGCCTCATTATGATTATAATGCAGAAACAGAAAGTGAAGAAAAACCATTTTCTGATGAAAAAAATATAACAGTTATGGCAGTAGATAATTTGCCTTGTGAGCTTCCTAGAAATGCCTCAAAAGATTTTGGTAGAGAACTCATAGACCAAGTGTTGCCATATTTATTATTTGAAGATAATCCTCATTATTTGAAAGAACATAATTTCACAGATGGAAAGCGAATCAGCAGAGCTACCATCGCAAAAAATAAAGACCTTGGAGAAGATTTTGAATATTTGAGAGATTACTTGGAAGGAAAATAA
- a CDS encoding gliding motility-associated C-terminal domain-containing protein, with product MNKDLFYFLQNIKPIKSTFFASNLMYRVSICLLFLFFFSQNTYATHVRAGDLTAERISDISLTYRITAIIYTDDAGVPPDAEIEFNFGTGETRMVSRLSGVSIGNSTTRNTYTTTYTFPGAGEYNVGVAIRNRNEGIVNIPNSVNTAFHIQSTFLINPFLGLNRSPVLLVPPIDFARVGETFIHNPGAYDADGDSLAYIFVTPKRAINTPVEGFRLLDDPSFGGESEDGGAVTATLDPITGDLVWNTPGRTGQFNVAFIVQEWREGVLIGQVNRDMQIIVRDNPNKRPILEIPRDTCVTAGAFLRDTITGTDPDEDFVRLSAFSALFAESEQLEPVPPRNYANFDILNIQPPNGEEKGVFDWQTVCEDVRLQPYAVTFKAEDNPNPNNRKLVDLKTWQIRVVGPKPDTLIAEANTVDNSISLSWFSYQCPNASEMTIWRRTGSFEFNPDTCETGLPAFTGYTQIGTNEIGNRFFLDDNNGEGLERGKTYCYRIFAKFPNPAGGESYVSDEVCVIIPTNAPYITKVSVEETNTQNGEMQVEWTKPQDLVESQFPRPYEYELFRADGFSGTQNYTQLGTRFAENDTTFRDINLNTEEEVYNYRVLFYSNNSLVDSSAVASSVRLNATPLVNAATLNWSAEVPWNNTDSRFPQHYIYRQTDADGTDFVLLDSINVFSGSFSYTDTGLEDKTEYCYFVTTQGSYNEEGLPEPLLNKSQRVCIVPLDETPPCSPTTLFLDSLICETINFEDPIYCSDSLFRNNLRWQNDYSPDCDLEVSSYNLYFKAQINDSLQLLVNTTDTTFIHEQVRSVAGCYVVTAVDASGNESTFSNQVCNDNCPNYALPNVFTPNGDGINDTFRALDCPAFVKSVETKIYSRWEQLVFETNSEEDNNVFIDWNGENNNGTAMPSGMYFFQVKVTFNRLNPTDEVLILKGWVSLLRE from the coding sequence ATGAATAAGGATTTGTTCTATTTTTTACAAAACATAAAGCCTATCAAATCAACTTTTTTTGCTTCTAATTTGATGTATAGAGTTTCTATATGTTTACTCTTTTTATTCTTTTTTTCTCAAAATACATATGCTACTCATGTGAGAGCAGGAGATTTGACAGCCGAGCGTATTTCTGATATTAGTCTAACCTATCGAATCACAGCAATTATTTATACTGATGATGCAGGAGTTCCACCTGATGCTGAAATTGAATTTAATTTTGGAACTGGAGAAACACGTATGGTAAGTCGTCTTTCAGGAGTCAGTATTGGAAATTCTACGACACGAAATACTTATACAACTACTTACACATTCCCTGGGGCTGGAGAGTATAATGTAGGTGTAGCTATTCGAAATCGTAATGAAGGAATCGTTAATATTCCTAATTCGGTCAATACGGCGTTTCATATTCAATCTACATTTTTGATAAATCCTTTTTTGGGACTGAATCGCTCACCTGTTTTGCTTGTGCCACCTATTGACTTTGCTCGTGTAGGTGAAACATTCATTCATAATCCAGGAGCATATGATGCTGATGGAGATAGTTTAGCCTATATTTTTGTTACTCCCAAACGTGCTATAAATACGCCAGTTGAAGGTTTTAGGCTTTTAGATGACCCTTCTTTTGGTGGAGAAAGTGAAGATGGAGGTGCTGTTACGGCTACTCTTGACCCAATAACAGGGGATTTGGTTTGGAATACGCCAGGGCGAACAGGTCAGTTTAATGTTGCTTTTATTGTACAAGAGTGGCGAGAAGGAGTATTGATAGGGCAAGTAAATCGTGATATGCAGATTATTGTACGAGATAATCCAAATAAACGTCCTATTTTAGAAATTCCTAGAGATACTTGTGTTACGGCAGGAGCATTTTTGAGAGATACGATTACAGGAACAGACCCAGACGAAGATTTTGTCCGTCTTTCTGCATTTAGTGCCTTATTTGCAGAATCAGAACAATTAGAGCCTGTCCCACCAAGAAATTATGCAAATTTTGATATTCTGAATATTCAGCCTCCAAATGGAGAAGAAAAAGGTGTTTTTGATTGGCAAACCGTCTGTGAAGATGTTCGTTTGCAACCGTATGCCGTAACATTCAAGGCAGAAGATAACCCAAACCCTAATAATAGGAAATTAGTAGATTTGAAAACATGGCAAATACGAGTGGTAGGGCCAAAACCTGATACGCTTATTGCAGAAGCAAATACAGTTGATAATAGTATTTCACTAAGTTGGTTTTCTTATCAATGTCCGAATGCCAGTGAAATGACGATTTGGCGAAGAACAGGTTCTTTTGAGTTCAATCCTGATACGTGTGAAACAGGCTTACCAGCTTTTACAGGTTATACACAAATTGGAACAAACGAAATAGGAAATCGTTTCTTTTTAGATGATAATAATGGCGAAGGGTTAGAACGAGGAAAAACATATTGTTATCGTATTTTTGCAAAATTCCCAAACCCAGCAGGAGGAGAAAGTTATGTTTCTGATGAGGTTTGTGTAATCATTCCAACTAATGCACCCTACATCACAAAGGTAAGTGTAGAAGAAACAAACACACAAAATGGAGAAATGCAAGTAGAATGGACAAAACCTCAAGACCTTGTAGAAAGTCAGTTTCCACGACCGTATGAATACGAACTTTTCCGTGCCGATGGTTTTTCAGGAACACAAAATTATACTCAATTAGGAACTCGTTTTGCAGAAAATGATACGACTTTTAGAGATATAAATTTGAATACAGAAGAAGAAGTTTATAATTATAGAGTTCTTTTTTATTCAAATAATAGTTTGGTAGATTCTTCTGCTGTGGCTAGTTCGGTTCGATTAAATGCAACGCCTTTGGTAAATGCAGCTACTTTAAATTGGAGTGCAGAAGTGCCTTGGAATAATACAGATTCACGTTTTCCACAACATTATATTTATCGCCAAACGGATGCTGATGGAACTGATTTTGTTCTTTTGGATAGTATAAATGTCTTTAGTGGTTCGTTTTCTTATACAGATACAGGACTGGAAGATAAAACAGAATATTGTTATTTTGTTACGACACAAGGAAGTTATAACGAGGAAGGATTGCCAGAACCACTCTTGAATAAATCTCAACGAGTTTGTATTGTTCCACTAGATGAAACGCCTCCTTGTTCGCCAACGACATTATTTTTAGATTCTTTGATTTGCGAAACCATCAATTTTGAAGACCCAATTTATTGTAGTGATTCTCTTTTTAGAAATAATTTGAGATGGCAAAATGATTATTCGCCTGATTGTGATTTGGAAGTGAGTAGTTATAATTTATACTTTAAAGCTCAAATTAATGATTCGTTGCAGCTTTTAGTCAATACTACTGATACTACTTTTATACACGAGCAGGTTCGTTCTGTGGCAGGTTGTTATGTGGTTACGGCTGTGGATGCTTCTGGAAATGAGAGTACATTTAGCAATCAAGTTTGTAATGATAACTGTCCGAATTATGCGCTACCAAATGTATTTACACCAAATGGCGACGGAATAAATGATACTTTTAGAGCCTTAGATTGTCCTGCTTTTGTAAAAAGTGTAGAAACCAAAATTTATAGTCGTTGGGAACAACTTGTTTTTGAAACCAATAGTGAAGAAGATAATAATGTCTTTATTGATTGGAATGGAGAAAATAACAACGGAACAGCAATGCCTTCTGGAATGTATTTTTTCCAAGTAAAAGTAACTTTCAATCGCTTAAATCCAACTGATGAAGTTTTGATTTTGAAAGGTTGGGTTTCTTTGCTTAGAGAATAA
- a CDS encoding transposase, whose translation MENEDEELFEHIYPNFFTATILNWLPLLKLDKYKQLIIDSLAFLVTQKRVKVYAFVIMPNHIHLMWKILAPYRLSNVKRDFFKFLSNKIKKDLKEFHPNVLPRFESTQSDRKYQFWQRNPLPIFLYSRKVLEQKLDYVHHNPVKGKWMLVGSLEQYKWSSFNFYEEETNDFEFLSHYMEQYE comes from the coding sequence ATGGAAAACGAAGATGAAGAGTTATTCGAACACATTTATCCTAACTTTTTTACGGCTACAATTTTAAACTGGTTACCTCTTTTGAAGCTAGATAAATACAAACAGTTGATTATTGATTCATTAGCTTTTTTGGTAACTCAAAAAAGAGTAAAAGTGTATGCTTTTGTGATTATGCCTAATCATATTCATTTGATGTGGAAAATTTTAGCACCTTATCGTTTGTCAAATGTGAAGCGTGATTTTTTTAAATTTTTGTCCAATAAAATCAAAAAAGACTTAAAAGAGTTTCATCCTAACGTTTTACCTCGTTTTGAATCAACTCAAAGCGACAGAAAATATCAGTTTTGGCAGCGTAACCCTTTGCCTATTTTTCTTTATTCTAGGAAAGTGCTAGAACAAAAATTAGATTATGTTCATCACAATCCAGTAAAAGGAAAATGGATGTTGGTAGGTTCTTTAGAACAATATAAATGGAGTTCTTTTAATTTTTATGAAGAAGAAACAAATGATTTTGAATTTTTATCGCATTATATGGAGCAGTATGAGTAA
- the mnmA gene encoding tRNA 2-thiouridine(34) synthase MnmA, which produces MNIKTKNPENPNSKGRVLVAMSGGIDSSLAAVLLHEQGYEVIGMTMKTWDYAASGGNMKKETGCCSLDSINDARSISVDLGFPHYILDIRSEFGDYVIDYFTEEYMEGRTPNPCVLCNTHIKWDALLRRADNLGCQYIATGHYANIREENGRFIVSKGVDTKKDQSYVLWGVSQESLSRTMLPLGNLTKAQIRQMALDRGFDELVKKSESYEICFIPDNDYRSFLKRRVPDMDEKVGKGNFIMTTGEVVGQHEGYPFYTVGQRKGLGIALGEPAYVVEIKKDTNEVILGFKDDLYRDGMIVKKLNLQKYANIEGDLLTTTKVRVHHAGAPATITQSEDGQELTVLFHEPVDAIAPGQSAVFYDGDDVIGGGWIVSSFQQIGNERIEKNLFPTEVYKPKTV; this is translated from the coding sequence ATGAATATAAAAACAAAAAATCCAGAAAACCCTAATTCGAAAGGAAGAGTTTTGGTCGCCATGAGTGGTGGAATTGATAGTTCATTGGCAGCCGTTTTGCTGCACGAACAAGGGTATGAAGTCATCGGAATGACAATGAAAACGTGGGATTATGCTGCTTCTGGTGGCAATATGAAAAAAGAAACAGGCTGTTGTAGCTTGGATTCTATCAATGATGCCCGTTCTATTTCGGTTGATTTGGGTTTCCCTCATTATATTTTGGACATTCGTTCCGAATTTGGCGATTACGTCATCGATTATTTTACAGAAGAATATATGGAAGGCAGAACGCCAAATCCATGTGTGCTTTGCAATACGCATATCAAATGGGATGCACTTTTAAGACGTGCCGATAATTTGGGTTGTCAGTATATTGCGACAGGTCATTATGCCAATATTAGAGAGGAAAACGGACGTTTTATAGTTTCAAAAGGTGTCGATACCAAAAAAGACCAATCGTATGTTTTGTGGGGCGTTTCGCAAGAAAGTTTGAGTAGAACAATGCTTCCTTTAGGAAATCTTACAAAAGCACAAATTCGTCAAATGGCTTTGGATAGAGGTTTTGATGAGCTTGTCAAAAAATCAGAATCATATGAAATATGTTTTATTCCAGATAATGATTACCGTAGCTTCTTGAAAAGAAGAGTTCCAGATATGGACGAAAAAGTAGGAAAAGGAAATTTCATAATGACAACTGGAGAAGTAGTCGGACAACATGAAGGTTATCCGTTTTATACAGTCGGACAGCGCAAAGGATTAGGAATTGCACTCGGCGAACCTGCTTATGTAGTTGAGATTAAAAAAGATACCAATGAGGTTATTTTAGGTTTCAAAGATGATTTGTATAGAGATGGAATGATTGTCAAAAAATTAAATCTTCAAAAATATGCAAACATTGAAGGCGATTTGCTGACCACTACAAAAGTTCGTGTACACCACGCAGGCGCACCAGCAACCATCACACAAAGCGAAGACGGACAAGAACTTACCGTTCTTTTTCACGAGCCTGTAGATGCCATTGCCCCTGGACAGTCTGCCGTTTTTTATGATGGCGATGATGTAATTGGTGGAGGTTGGATAGTTTCTTCCTTCCAACAAATTGGAAACGAACGCATAGAGAAAAATTTGTTTCCTACGGAAGTTTATAAGCCTAAGACGGTTTAA